In a genomic window of Nocardiopsis mwathae:
- a CDS encoding helix-turn-helix domain-containing protein, with protein MAETVRSGWDEWGKRLRKLRRLAGRTQGEVAGELLVSRQQIGKLEIGTRTPSREQAVTLDEYLCTGGVLTQFWEQICEVRDIPDEWKHFISLERAANVIRERASEAIPGLLQSPLYIRTIYRRHEPGAPDEHIEEKVAARASRLDALHRSPTLYFVIDERTLRQVIGSPEIMVDQLDHLLSLSVRPLIHISVVPQFAPGRPLIQGAFRVMTLEASRQVAHVEHCFGETVVSKPQQIQQLLTWFGDLQAEALPPSASIELMKQIRKEHSNV; from the coding sequence ATGGCAGAAACAGTCAGGTCAGGATGGGACGAGTGGGGAAAGAGGCTACGGAAACTCCGTAGGCTAGCTGGGCGAACGCAGGGGGAGGTCGCAGGCGAGCTGCTTGTATCGCGACAGCAGATCGGAAAGCTCGAAATAGGGACACGAACCCCATCGAGGGAGCAAGCAGTCACTCTCGATGAGTACCTATGCACCGGAGGCGTACTGACGCAGTTCTGGGAACAGATTTGCGAGGTCCGGGACATACCTGATGAGTGGAAGCATTTCATCAGCCTTGAACGTGCTGCGAATGTGATCCGCGAGCGGGCCAGTGAAGCGATCCCAGGCTTGCTCCAGTCTCCGCTGTATATCCGCACCATCTATCGACGCCATGAGCCTGGGGCACCGGACGAACATATCGAGGAGAAGGTGGCTGCCAGGGCGTCTCGCCTCGACGCGCTACACCGATCCCCCACCCTCTACTTCGTGATCGATGAGCGGACCTTGCGTCAGGTCATCGGAAGCCCTGAAATCATGGTCGATCAGTTGGACCATCTGCTGTCCCTCAGCGTTAGGCCCCTGATACACATATCCGTGGTGCCCCAGTTCGCGCCGGGGCGCCCCTTGATTCAGGGCGCCTTCCGTGTGATGACCCTAGAAGCCAGCAGGCAGGTAGCGCATGTGGAGCACTGCTTCGGGGAGACCGTGGTCAGCAAGCCGCAGCAGATCCAGCAGCTCCTAACGTGGTTCGGCGACCTGCAAGCCGAGGCGCTTCCCCCAAGCGCCTCGATAGAGCTCATGAAACAGATACGAAAAGAGCACTCGAATGTATGA
- a CDS encoding helix-turn-helix domain-containing protein — protein MGTGLYEHIGVDPDDPRQKQADEDAREYANLIDALVSLRKQGGLSQSDVAQRMGTTQSVVSDLERIGGNPRISTIQRYARAVGWRLRFGVLTSKHSAEGVGEVAAR, from the coding sequence ATGGGAACCGGCCTATACGAACACATCGGCGTCGACCCCGACGACCCGCGGCAGAAGCAGGCGGATGAGGACGCCCGCGAGTACGCCAACCTCATCGATGCCCTCGTCAGCCTCCGCAAGCAGGGAGGGCTCAGCCAGAGCGATGTCGCCCAGCGCATGGGGACGACGCAGTCGGTGGTCTCCGATCTGGAGCGAATCGGCGGCAATCCGCGGATCAGCACCATCCAGCGGTACGCGCGGGCCGTCGGATGGCGGCTGCGTTTCGGGGTCTTGACGTCCAAGCATTCCGCGGAGGGCGTCGGCGAGGTTGCCGCACGCTAG
- a CDS encoding type II toxin-antitoxin system RelE/ParE family toxin: MTGRRWEFYSSPAGRDKIADDIKRARLSRSELARLELLLQRIAERSTYPRDVKALRDGVFEGRPDGDHRIFRVVYAEVACGVVLLALHFFEKRRQTEPKAIQLALDRLSDWRRRNHE, translated from the coding sequence ATGACAGGGCGACGGTGGGAGTTCTACTCCAGCCCAGCAGGGCGGGACAAGATCGCCGACGATATCAAGCGCGCACGTCTGAGCCGTAGCGAACTCGCCCGCCTCGAACTGCTCCTCCAGCGCATAGCTGAGAGGTCGACCTACCCAAGAGACGTCAAAGCCTTACGGGACGGTGTTTTCGAAGGAAGGCCCGACGGGGACCACCGGATCTTCCGCGTCGTGTACGCAGAGGTCGCCTGCGGGGTCGTGCTGTTGGCACTGCACTTCTTCGAGAAGAGACGACAGACAGAGCCCAAGGCGATCCAGCTCGCGCTCGACCGACTCAGCGACTGGAGGCGCCGCAATCACGAATAA
- a CDS encoding saccharopine dehydrogenase family protein — translation MTRPYDIVLYGATGFSGGLTADRLAANAPADTRWALAGRDRARLEAVRERLAGINPACADLDLLTADSTDPDSMRAVAESARVVAAAAGPFAEVGEPMVAACAQAGTDYLDITGETTFVDRMYVAHHEEALRTGARLVHACGFDSVPHDLGAYFTVQQLPEDVPISIEGFVRMSSTPSGGTWHSLIGIVADQGAAARAAKDRAAVERHLARPEEGIGTGRRARVDQRPVPRTRLTKGWALPMPSLDPQIIRRSAAALDRYGPDFRYGQYMATRRLVSAAGTAAGVGGLVVGSKIPRVRDYLLGKRTQGDGPSAEERARGYFRLRFLGEGGGRRVVTEVAGGDPYDATADIFSQAALCLAHGDLPTTAGQVTPAVAMGAALTARLRGEGISFRVLREE, via the coding sequence ATGACGCGCCCATACGACATCGTCCTTTACGGCGCCACGGGGTTCAGCGGTGGACTCACCGCCGACCGTCTCGCCGCCAACGCCCCGGCCGACACCCGCTGGGCACTGGCCGGGCGCGATCGGGCGCGGCTGGAGGCGGTGCGCGAACGCCTCGCCGGGATCAACCCGGCCTGCGCCGATCTCGACCTGCTGACCGCCGACTCCACCGACCCCGACTCGATGCGGGCCGTCGCCGAGTCCGCCCGCGTCGTGGCCGCCGCGGCCGGCCCCTTCGCCGAGGTCGGCGAGCCCATGGTCGCCGCGTGCGCTCAGGCCGGAACCGACTACCTCGACATCACCGGGGAGACGACCTTCGTCGACCGGATGTACGTCGCCCACCACGAGGAGGCGCTGCGCACCGGCGCCCGCCTCGTCCACGCGTGCGGGTTCGACTCCGTTCCGCACGACCTCGGCGCCTACTTCACCGTCCAGCAGCTGCCCGAGGACGTCCCGATCAGCATCGAAGGCTTCGTCCGGATGTCGTCGACGCCGTCCGGCGGCACCTGGCACAGCCTCATCGGGATCGTCGCCGACCAGGGTGCCGCCGCGCGCGCTGCCAAGGACCGCGCCGCCGTGGAGCGGCACCTGGCACGTCCTGAGGAAGGCATCGGAACGGGACGGCGCGCCCGGGTCGACCAGCGCCCCGTCCCCCGCACCCGGCTGACCAAGGGCTGGGCGCTGCCGATGCCGAGTCTGGACCCGCAGATCATCCGGCGCTCCGCCGCGGCGCTGGACCGGTACGGCCCGGACTTCCGCTACGGCCAGTACATGGCGACCCGCCGCCTGGTGAGCGCGGCGGGCACGGCAGCCGGTGTCGGCGGTCTCGTCGTCGGTTCCAAGATCCCCCGGGTCCGCGACTACCTCCTCGGCAAGCGCACGCAGGGCGACGGCCCGTCGGCGGAGGAGCGCGCCCGCGGGTACTTCCGCCTCCGGTTCCTCGGGGAGGGGGGAGGCCGCCGCGTCGTCACCGAGGTCGCGGGCGGCGACCCGTACGACGCCACCGCCGATATCTTCTCCCAGGCCGCACTGTGCCTGGCGCACGGCGACCTGCCGACGACCGCGGGCCAGGTCACCCCGGCCGTCGCCATGGGCGCCGCTCTCACCGCCCGGCTGCGGGGCGAAGGCATCTCCTTCCGCGTCCTCCGGGAGGAGTGA
- a CDS encoding pyridoxal-phosphate-dependent aminotransferase family protein, with amino-acid sequence MALSERILLGPGPSNPYPEATAGLAAPLLGHLDPEFIKLLDRACDRLRTVWGTANPVTLPLSGTGSIGMEAAFANTVRPGDVVVVAVNGVFGVRMCEVASRYGAEVIRVDHTWGEPVDTERVLAAHPSPAIVAAVHAETSTGVESDIAALGAALRSRSTETLLLADCVTSLAGIPVAVDAWGVDIAYSGTQKCLGVAPGLAPFTFSERAWERRVEVPPVWYLDLGLLGAYVHGAPGSGGRVYHHTAPTAMIASLDAALARIQEEGLDAVTERHRAVGARLQEGLQEMGLEPFAAEGHRLPQLTSVRVPEDVDSAKVRERLLTEYDIEIGAGVGDLASTIWRIGLMGHNARLDRAELVLSALRRVLER; translated from the coding sequence ATGGCTTTGAGCGAGCGCATCCTGCTGGGACCTGGACCGAGCAACCCCTACCCCGAGGCCACCGCCGGGCTGGCCGCACCACTGCTGGGGCACCTCGACCCGGAGTTCATCAAGCTCCTGGACCGCGCGTGCGACCGCCTGCGCACGGTGTGGGGCACCGCCAACCCGGTGACGCTCCCGCTGTCGGGGACCGGGTCGATCGGCATGGAGGCGGCGTTCGCCAACACCGTCCGCCCCGGTGACGTCGTCGTGGTCGCGGTCAACGGGGTGTTCGGCGTGCGGATGTGCGAGGTCGCGTCCCGCTACGGCGCCGAGGTGATCCGGGTCGACCACACCTGGGGCGAGCCGGTGGACACCGAACGCGTCCTTGCCGCGCACCCCTCCCCCGCGATCGTCGCCGCCGTGCATGCCGAGACGTCGACGGGGGTCGAGAGCGACATCGCGGCCCTGGGCGCGGCCCTTCGGTCGCGCTCGACGGAGACGCTGCTGCTGGCCGACTGCGTCACCTCGCTCGCCGGGATCCCCGTGGCCGTCGACGCGTGGGGGGTGGACATCGCCTACTCCGGCACGCAGAAGTGCCTGGGCGTCGCCCCCGGGCTGGCGCCGTTCACCTTCTCCGAGCGCGCATGGGAGCGCCGGGTGGAGGTGCCGCCGGTCTGGTACCTGGACCTCGGCCTGCTCGGCGCCTACGTCCACGGCGCCCCGGGCAGCGGCGGGCGCGTGTACCACCACACGGCACCGACCGCGATGATCGCGTCCCTGGACGCCGCGCTCGCGCGTATCCAGGAGGAAGGCCTGGACGCCGTCACCGAGCGCCACCGCGCGGTCGGCGCCCGCCTGCAGGAGGGCCTGCAGGAGATGGGCCTGGAACCGTTCGCGGCGGAGGGCCACCGACTCCCCCAGCTCACCTCGGTGCGCGTCCCGGAGGACGTGGACTCGGCCAAGGTGCGCGAGCGGCTGCTCACCGAGTACGACATCGAGATCGGCGCGGGCGTGGGCGACCTCGCCTCGACCATCTGGCGCATCGGCCTGATGGGCCACAATGCCCGCCTCGACCGCGCCGAGCTGGTCCTGTCCGCCCTGCGCCGGGTACTGGAGCGCTAG
- a CDS encoding GNAT family N-acetyltransferase, whose product MGTSRGGHSGRCATRDPGRVAAGAGDGGGGVGVTADGITGIAVRSVRITDPLAAPMIAELTAEYSRRYGEENGRYEMNSIPDSDFAPPHGGVLLLEEHGEVIAGGAFRRWEHPLDGVPGARVAPGAPTAEFKRVWTAGAHRRRGLARRVMAELEAAAHRAGYRTAFLSTGPAQPEAIALYTRLGYTRLDPAEVPGIVYPDCVPFTRLLG is encoded by the coding sequence ATGGGTACATCGCGCGGCGGGCACAGCGGGCGGTGCGCGACCCGCGATCCGGGCCGGGTGGCGGCCGGGGCCGGCGACGGGGGCGGGGGCGTCGGCGTAACCGCAGATGGGATCACGGGGATCGCGGTGCGGTCCGTTCGCATCACCGACCCGCTGGCGGCGCCCATGATCGCCGAGCTCACCGCCGAGTACAGCCGCCGCTACGGCGAGGAGAACGGCCGCTATGAGATGAACTCCATCCCGGACTCCGACTTCGCCCCGCCGCACGGCGGCGTCCTGCTGCTGGAGGAGCACGGTGAGGTCATCGCGGGCGGGGCGTTCCGCCGCTGGGAGCACCCGTTGGACGGGGTGCCGGGTGCCCGTGTCGCGCCCGGCGCTCCGACGGCCGAGTTCAAGCGCGTGTGGACCGCTGGCGCCCACCGGCGCCGCGGGCTGGCCCGCCGGGTCATGGCCGAACTGGAGGCGGCGGCCCACCGCGCCGGTTACCGTACGGCGTTCCTCAGCACCGGGCCGGCCCAGCCGGAGGCGATCGCGCTCTACACCCGCCTCGGCTACACCCGTCTCGACCCCGCCGAGGTCCCGGGGATCGTGTACCCCGACTGCGTTCCCTTCACCAGGCTTCTGGGGTAG
- a CDS encoding aminopeptidase P N-terminal domain-containing protein, with protein sequence MSDHQHPQAETESAGTAEAPVFKPRKNGQAQAPSEELVAWMRTGWADTEMRDLKPIEQAAHTARRREALSAAFPGERLVIPAGNLTTRSNDTEYPFRAACDYVYLSGDQTDDGCLVFEPRAEGGHDVTAFLRPRSSRENGEFWLDGHGELWVGRRESLQESAALLGIDTADVRTLPDVLRKAPSAPTRIVRGHDSGLESVLAEVRGAVSQEEQDTAARRDEELTVTLHDHRLVKDEWEIRQLQQAVDSTVRGFHDVVQALPKAKATSERYIEGTFFLRARVEGNDVGYGSIAASGPNATTLHWVRNDGPVRDGELLLLDAGVETTTLYTADVTRTIPISGRFTDVQRRVYDLVFRAQEAALAAVAPGNRFLAYHEAAQRTLAEGLVEWGLLDGPVDKVLEQGLQRRYTLHGTGHMLGLDVHDCAASRTEVHLYGELQPGMVLTVEPGLYFQPDDLTVPEELRGIGVRIEDDVLVTPEGNRVLSAALPRRSEEVEAWLAEHSPRA encoded by the coding sequence GTGTCCGACCACCAGCATCCGCAGGCCGAGACGGAATCCGCCGGCACCGCCGAGGCCCCGGTGTTCAAGCCCCGCAAGAACGGCCAGGCGCAGGCGCCCTCCGAGGAGCTGGTCGCATGGATGCGCACGGGGTGGGCCGACACCGAGATGCGCGACCTGAAGCCCATCGAACAGGCCGCCCACACCGCGCGGCGGCGCGAGGCGCTCAGTGCCGCCTTCCCGGGCGAACGGCTGGTCATCCCGGCGGGCAACCTCACGACCCGCTCCAACGACACCGAGTACCCGTTCCGCGCCGCCTGCGACTACGTCTACCTCTCCGGTGACCAGACCGACGACGGCTGCCTCGTCTTCGAACCCCGCGCCGAGGGCGGGCACGACGTCACCGCCTTCCTCCGGCCGCGCTCCAGCCGGGAGAACGGCGAGTTCTGGCTCGACGGCCACGGCGAGCTGTGGGTCGGCCGCCGCGAGAGCCTGCAGGAGTCCGCCGCACTGCTGGGGATCGACACGGCCGACGTACGCACGCTGCCCGACGTCCTGCGCAAGGCGCCCTCCGCGCCCACCCGCATCGTGCGCGGCCACGACAGCGGACTGGAGTCGGTGCTGGCCGAGGTACGCGGCGCCGTCTCCCAGGAGGAGCAGGACACCGCGGCCCGGCGCGACGAAGAGCTCACCGTCACCCTGCACGACCACCGCCTGGTGAAGGACGAGTGGGAGATCCGCCAGCTGCAGCAGGCGGTCGACTCCACCGTGCGCGGCTTCCACGACGTCGTGCAAGCGCTCCCCAAGGCCAAGGCCACCTCCGAGCGCTACATCGAGGGCACGTTCTTCCTTCGCGCCCGCGTGGAGGGCAACGATGTGGGCTACGGCAGCATCGCCGCCTCCGGCCCCAACGCCACCACCCTGCACTGGGTGCGCAATGACGGCCCGGTGCGCGACGGTGAGCTGCTGCTGCTCGACGCCGGGGTGGAGACCACCACCCTCTACACCGCCGACGTCACCCGCACGATCCCGATCTCCGGCCGGTTCACCGACGTCCAGCGGCGCGTGTACGACCTCGTGTTCAGGGCACAGGAGGCCGCGCTCGCCGCGGTCGCCCCGGGCAACCGGTTCCTCGCCTACCACGAGGCCGCGCAGCGGACCCTCGCAGAAGGCCTGGTGGAGTGGGGCCTGCTCGACGGCCCGGTCGACAAGGTGCTGGAGCAGGGCCTGCAGCGCCGCTACACGCTGCACGGAACCGGGCACATGCTGGGCCTGGACGTGCACGACTGCGCGGCCTCCCGCACCGAGGTGCACCTGTACGGCGAGCTTCAGCCCGGCATGGTCCTCACCGTCGAGCCGGGCCTGTACTTCCAGCCCGACGACCTCACCGTGCCGGAGGAGCTGCGCGGCATCGGTGTCCGCATCGAGGACGACGTGCTCGTGACGCCGGAGGGCAACCGGGTCCTGTCGGCCGCCCTGCCGCGCCGCTCCGAGGAGGTCGAGGCCTGGCTGGCCGAGCACTCGCCCCGGGCCTGA
- a CDS encoding 1-acyl-sn-glycerol-3-phosphate acyltransferase, which produces MLYDTLRATASALGKVVYRPTIEGVENIPPSGPVILAGNHLSFSDSVVIPLAVPRRVRFLAKAAYFEGPGVKGRLSRFTFTALGAVPVRRGSSREALDALELGLRALKDGEAFAIYPEGTRSRDGRLYRGRTGVAHLAMESGAPVVPFALSGTERIQPIGARIPRVAEITIRFGTPMVFGPDHYGGRKPGPARRAITDEIMAAIQRLSGQEEAGVYNAYPGRDDA; this is translated from the coding sequence GTGCTCTACGACACGCTACGAGCGACCGCGTCGGCCTTGGGCAAGGTGGTCTACCGGCCGACCATCGAGGGCGTGGAGAACATCCCGCCCTCCGGCCCGGTGATCCTGGCCGGGAACCACCTCTCCTTCAGCGACAGCGTGGTCATCCCGCTCGCCGTTCCGCGCCGCGTGCGATTCCTCGCCAAGGCGGCCTACTTCGAGGGCCCCGGCGTGAAGGGGCGGCTCTCCCGGTTCACCTTCACCGCCCTCGGTGCCGTTCCGGTGCGACGCGGCAGCAGCCGCGAGGCACTCGACGCCCTCGAACTGGGGTTGAGGGCACTGAAGGACGGCGAGGCGTTCGCGATCTACCCCGAGGGGACCCGGTCCCGCGACGGGCGACTGTACCGCGGCCGCACCGGCGTGGCCCACCTGGCCATGGAGTCCGGCGCGCCGGTGGTCCCGTTCGCGCTGTCGGGCACCGAGCGCATCCAGCCCATCGGCGCGCGGATCCCCCGGGTCGCCGAGATCACCATCCGCTTCGGCACCCCGATGGTCTTCGGACCCGACCACTACGGCGGACGGAAGCCCGGCCCCGCACGGCGCGCGATCACCGACGAGATCATGGCCGCGATTCAGCGCCTCTCCGGCCAGGAGGAGGCGGGCGTGTACAACGCCTACCCCGGCCGGGACGACGCGTGA
- a CDS encoding potassium channel family protein, with product MSNGDDALARWQRNTEIPLAVAALVFLAAYAWPILDPGLPQAWVDICDATTWVIWGLMVADFAVRLGIAPRRLAFLRANLFDLAIIVAPFLRPLKLLRLITVVSVLNRRLTVTLRRHVALYAVSVSSLVVFVGALAILETERGVPGANITTFDEALWWTLVTITTVGYGDHFPVTTHGRMIAVGLFIGGISLLGVVTGTVASWFTEKVEDSQRAALATQEQVALLTAEVRALRTELAERGEGQDREQSRGRLGAGERSAAPVGEGRAGAPGGG from the coding sequence ATGAGTAACGGAGACGACGCCCTGGCTCGGTGGCAGCGGAACACCGAGATACCGCTGGCCGTCGCCGCCCTGGTCTTCCTCGCCGCCTACGCCTGGCCCATCCTGGATCCCGGGCTGCCCCAGGCCTGGGTGGATATCTGCGACGCGACCACCTGGGTGATCTGGGGGCTGATGGTGGCGGACTTCGCGGTGCGGCTCGGCATCGCGCCGCGGCGCCTCGCCTTCCTCCGCGCCAACCTCTTCGACCTCGCGATCATCGTGGCGCCGTTCCTGCGGCCGCTGAAGCTGCTGCGGCTCATCACGGTCGTCAGCGTGCTGAACCGGAGGCTGACGGTCACCCTGCGGCGCCACGTCGCCCTGTACGCCGTCAGCGTCTCCAGCCTCGTCGTGTTCGTCGGCGCGCTGGCGATCCTGGAGACCGAGCGGGGGGTGCCCGGAGCCAACATCACCACGTTCGACGAAGCGCTGTGGTGGACGCTGGTCACGATCACCACGGTCGGCTACGGCGACCACTTCCCGGTCACCACACACGGTCGGATGATCGCCGTCGGGCTGTTCATCGGCGGTATCTCACTGCTGGGTGTGGTGACCGGAACGGTGGCCTCGTGGTTCACCGAGAAGGTCGAGGACTCCCAGAGGGCGGCGCTGGCCACCCAGGAGCAGGTGGCCCTGCTGACGGCGGAGGTCCGGGCGCTGCGCACCGAGCTCGCGGAGCGGGGGGAGGGGCAGGACCGTGAGCAGAGCCGGGGGCGGCTCGGAGCGGGGGAGCGGTCGGCGGCACCGGTCGGCGAGGGGCGCGCGGGCGCCCCGGGAGGCGGGTGA
- a CDS encoding threonine/serine dehydratase: MTPSTAVPAHVPTAEDVRAAADRISIHARRTPVLHAQVDGRTLTLKLEHLQLTGAFKLRGALNALLAGPKAGRVITASGGNHGLGVATAARLLGIEAVVYVPETVPDAKARRLEASGAEVVRVGEHYAVAAAAARKYAETTGVRYLHAYDDPFVVAGQGTIGHEIAMDAPDCDTVAVAVGGGGLVAGVRLGCGGRRVVAVEPEGCQSLHAALAAGEPVDAPVDSVAASALGAARVGDVPFAVLRRNPVTPVLVSDAEILAARDRLWEEFRIAAEPAAAVPFAAWLAGRVPGDDPCLVICGANADWRPAD, from the coding sequence ATGACACCCAGCACCGCGGTTCCCGCGCACGTCCCGACGGCCGAAGACGTCCGCGCGGCGGCCGATCGCATCTCCATCCACGCGCGGCGCACACCGGTACTGCACGCGCAGGTGGACGGCCGCACGCTCACGCTGAAGTTGGAACACCTCCAGCTCACCGGCGCGTTCAAGCTGCGCGGCGCACTCAACGCGCTGCTGGCCGGCCCGAAGGCCGGCCGGGTCATCACCGCCTCCGGCGGCAACCACGGTCTGGGCGTGGCCACCGCCGCACGGCTGCTGGGCATCGAGGCCGTGGTGTACGTGCCCGAGACCGTCCCCGACGCCAAGGCCCGACGCCTGGAAGCGTCCGGCGCAGAGGTCGTGCGCGTCGGCGAGCACTACGCCGTGGCCGCTGCGGCCGCACGGAAGTACGCCGAGACCACCGGGGTGCGCTACCTGCACGCCTACGACGACCCCTTCGTCGTGGCCGGACAGGGCACGATCGGCCACGAGATCGCGATGGACGCCCCCGACTGCGACACCGTGGCCGTGGCCGTGGGCGGCGGCGGCCTGGTGGCGGGTGTCCGGCTGGGCTGCGGCGGCCGACGGGTGGTCGCCGTGGAGCCCGAGGGCTGCCAGAGCCTGCACGCCGCACTGGCCGCCGGGGAACCCGTGGACGCCCCCGTCGACTCGGTGGCGGCCTCCGCGCTGGGCGCGGCCCGGGTGGGCGACGTGCCGTTCGCGGTGCTGCGCCGGAACCCCGTCACACCGGTACTGGTGAGCGACGCGGAGATCCTGGCCGCGCGCGACCGGCTGTGGGAGGAGTTCCGCATCGCCGCCGAGCCCGCGGCCGCGGTCCCGTTCGCCGCCTGGCTGGCCGGACGGGTCCCCGGCGACGACCCCTGCCTGGTGATCTGCGGCGCGAACGCCGACTGGCGGCCCGCCGACTGA
- a CDS encoding LysR substrate-binding domain-containing protein: MLDANRVRVLVEIAHAGSIAAAAERMSFTAPALSQQLAKLERELGCALVERGRAGIRLTEPGEVLLAYGERILGELRDAETAVRSTAGEAPLRLSLGTFASAGKVLVPNALAAFGEAHPHIRLALSDVEPPGGYGLVTAGELDLLITHRYSGVGLPPAAGLHREQILVDPLLLVVPDGHPASAAPPRLADLATEEWICGAPGISNRTCLDLAAEAEGVPLSVAYETGDYEVTLALIRAGVGLGLIPRSILGAALPGGWVALPLAGVELVREIYVVHRRRPPAPVPEMVATLRRTAVA, encoded by the coding sequence ATGCTCGACGCGAACCGGGTCCGGGTACTGGTGGAGATCGCGCACGCGGGCTCGATCGCGGCGGCGGCCGAACGGATGTCGTTCACCGCGCCCGCGCTCTCCCAACAGCTGGCCAAGCTGGAGCGGGAGCTCGGCTGTGCGCTGGTCGAACGCGGCCGCGCCGGGATCCGGCTCACCGAGCCGGGGGAGGTCCTGCTCGCCTACGGGGAGCGGATCCTGGGCGAACTGCGCGATGCGGAGACAGCGGTGCGCTCCACCGCGGGCGAGGCACCCCTGCGGCTGTCCCTGGGAACGTTCGCCAGCGCCGGCAAGGTGCTCGTGCCCAACGCCCTGGCGGCGTTCGGCGAGGCCCACCCGCACATCCGCCTCGCGCTGTCCGACGTCGAGCCGCCCGGCGGTTACGGTCTGGTGACCGCGGGCGAATTGGACCTGCTCATCACCCACCGGTACTCGGGGGTGGGCCTGCCCCCGGCGGCCGGGCTGCATCGCGAGCAGATCCTCGTCGACCCCCTGCTGCTGGTCGTCCCCGATGGCCACCCGGCCTCCGCCGCGCCGCCCCGGCTCGCCGATCTCGCCACGGAGGAGTGGATCTGCGGTGCGCCCGGCATCTCCAACCGAACCTGCCTGGACCTGGCGGCCGAAGCCGAGGGCGTGCCCCTGTCGGTCGCCTACGAGACCGGCGACTACGAGGTCACACTCGCGCTGATCCGCGCCGGCGTGGGGCTCGGCCTGATCCCGCGCAGCATCCTGGGCGCGGCCCTGCCCGGGGGATGGGTCGCCCTGCCGCTCGCCGGGGTCGAGCTCGTCCGGGAGATCTACGTCGTCCACCGCCGTCGCCCGCCCGCCCCCGTCCCCGAGATGGTCGCCACCCTGCGCCGCACCGCCGTCGCCTGA
- a CDS encoding SAM-dependent methyltransferase: MTPTDGTSTQGQNYLPDLGLSRPSTARVYNAILGGKDNFEVDRQAADVFLANIPQAREIAWENRDALIRGVEYMTRVVGIDQFLDIGCGLPISPNTHEAALSINPAARVAYVDNDPIVLAHGRAYLATGSSSTVITADLREPQTILRHPGITSFLDFDRPIGLILVGIIMHISDADRPGRLMGELMDAMCPGSHVFTTQWPDTGDPAQEALSRACLETLGTGWKRPLEQIRGLFDGLELLPPGLEYIARWYPENPGAPLAAVEDLQPHQRAMMAAMARKPV; the protein is encoded by the coding sequence ATGACCCCCACCGACGGGACGTCCACCCAGGGTCAGAATTACCTTCCCGACCTGGGGCTGTCCCGTCCGTCCACCGCCCGGGTGTACAACGCGATCCTCGGCGGCAAGGACAACTTCGAGGTCGACCGGCAGGCGGCGGACGTCTTCCTGGCCAATATCCCCCAGGCGCGGGAGATCGCCTGGGAGAACCGCGACGCGCTGATCCGCGGGGTCGAATACATGACCCGCGTGGTCGGTATCGACCAGTTCCTCGACATCGGATGCGGCCTGCCGATCTCGCCCAACACCCACGAGGCCGCGCTGTCGATCAACCCGGCCGCGCGCGTCGCCTATGTCGACAACGATCCGATCGTTCTCGCGCACGGCCGCGCCTACCTCGCGACCGGGAGCAGCAGTACGGTCATCACCGCGGACCTCCGCGAGCCGCAGACCATCCTGCGCCACCCCGGCATCACCTCCTTCCTCGACTTCGACCGGCCGATCGGGCTGATCCTGGTCGGCATCATCATGCACATCAGCGATGCCGATCGGCCCGGTCGGCTCATGGGGGAGCTGATGGACGCGATGTGCCCGGGCAGCCACGTGTTCACCACCCAGTGGCCCGACACCGGCGACCCCGCCCAGGAGGCGCTGTCGCGGGCCTGCTTGGAAACGCTGGGCACGGGGTGGAAGCGGCCGCTGGAGCAGATCCGCGGCCTGTTCGACGGGCTGGAGCTGCTGCCGCCGGGCCTGGAGTACATCGCCCGCTGGTACCCGGAGAACCCCGGCGCGCCCCTCGCGGCGGTCGAGGACCTGCAGCCGCACCAGCGCGCGATGATGGCGGCCATGGCCCGCAAACCCGTATGA